The stretch of DNA CAGCACCGTCACCGTGGCCTGGCACGAGGAGGACAGGCCCGCCGCGTCCTTGCAGGTGAGCGTCACCAGGTTCACTCCCGGCATGTACGGCCCGCCCGGCGTCTGGACACAGGTGACGGTGTCCCCCGGGTCGGGATCATACGAGCCCCGGTTCACCGAGCCATTCACCGGCCCGCAGGCGCCGCCCAGCGTGAGGTTCTGGCAGAGGGCCACCGGTGGCTGGTTGGCCGGCGCCGGAGAGAGCCACGTCCGCTGACCGGTCCCGGACAGCGAGCCCACGGAGGCGGCGATGGTGTCGTCACCCGGCAGGGTGCCCGTGTAACAAAAGACATTCTGTCCCTCGCCGTCGGTGTTGCCGAACCCGGCGAGCGCGTGCACGCCGCTCACCGTCCAGTCCACGCGCACCCCCGTGACGGGCTGTGAGTACTGATCCAGCAGGATCGCCGTGAGGCAGTGCTTCTCCTGGAGGGGGCCCTGGCTGTCCGGCGGGGTGACGGTGAGGCTGGCGGCCACGGCGACGGGCGCCAGCGACATGCCTCCGGCGTAGCCGTAGGAATCATAGTCGTCGAACCCATACATGAAGGCGCCGAAGGGGAGCTCCGACGCCATCTGGTGCGCGCCGTTGCCCACCGTGAGCTGGGCACCCGAGAAGCCGCTCACCCCGATGACGGTGAACTCGCCCTCGGGGACGGGGACTCCGTCGAGCTGAAAGCTTTTGACGGCCGCCGAGGGGACCACCACGTTGATGAAGTTGTTCTGGAAGCCGCCTGGGGGCGCGGTCACCGTGTAGTTCGCCAGGAATTGCTCATAGGGTGGAATGAGCATCATGAACGGGTCGGACGTTACCCCGTCATAGCTGGAGCTGTTCGAGTACTGGGCCACGAGGATGGGCTCGGTGGCGGAGATGTGCGCCATGCCCTGGATGATCTGCTGGTGGACCTGGCCCCGGCCGAGGGTGGCCACCACCGCGCCGTTGACGCTCACCTGGGTGCCGTTCTTGGCCGCCACGAAGCGGAAGGTGTCCCCGTTGTTGCGGCTCTTGAGCGGCACGGTCGCGAAGCTCTTGCCCCAGGTCGTCGTGGGGGGGAGCTGCTCGACGAGGTGGTCACACGCATACGTGTCCCCATCGGGGATGTTGGCGCACTCGTGGCCGCCAAACACGGCGATGGGGTGGTTGGACTGGATGGAGGAGCCGGAGAGGTCCGCCTGGTCCGACTGGGTGCTCCGCAGCTGATACGTCTGCCCCCGGCTCAGGGTGATGGAGTAGGGCACCGCCTCCTGCCGGGAGCCGGCCTTGGCGGAGGGGGTGATGGTGACGACCGTGCCGTCCTCGGTGGCCACCAGGCCGAACTGCGTGCCGTTGACGACCCCGGTGTTCTTGAACCCGAGCGCCAGGTAGTCCCGGCCCAGGATGTCCGTGGGCAGGCCCAGGAACGCGTCCGTGGAAGCCTTGACGCGGTTCAGCCCGTAGACGGCGATCTCCTGGCCGGCCGTGATGTGGATGCCCTTGTTCTCCACCAGATCCGAGGTGGTGAGCTGCGCCGTGCCGGGAAGGGTCACGGGGGTGGCCTGGCCCGGGACGACCGCGAAGTCCCGCGAGAAGCCGGCCCCGGGAATCTCCACCTTGCCCGTGGTGGCCTGCTCACCGGTGATGAAGATCGTCAACGTGGGGGTGGAGTAGCCATAGTTGCCGGGGAAGGCCAACCAGAAATCCTTGCCACGGCTGTCCATGCTGGAGGGCGCTGTCAGGGATTGCCAGCGCGGCGCGGGGGCCTCGGACGGCAGGGGCTCCTCCCGGCTCACCTCATTGCCGCAGCCCACCAGCCACCCAAAGACAAACAACGGCCACAAGCGCGGCTTCGACTCTTGAATTCTCATAATTCGGCTCCCCCCGGTACGGCTAACCTTCTCAACGTGTTTCAACTCGCGGGGGAACTATAGGAGTGAAAGCAGGCTTGTCTCGCTGGCAGGAGCCCCAGGATGACCAGTTTGCGGCAAAAAAAGGAGTATCCGTTAATATGAGGACTCGGAGAAATTCCGGCGAGAACAGTGAGTCCTTCGAAACCGGTTCACGCTCCGAAGCGATGACGGACGGACGGTTGAGCCGGGGCGCTCGAGCACTCTCTTGACACCCCCCTCCACGCCCGGGGCCTGGAGGGGGCCGGCCGATGCGCCTACGGCTTCAAGTACGGGCCGTCCGCGCCGATCTTCCCGGGGGCGGGGTTGCCCGGGAGCTCCAGCACGTACACCCGGAGGTTGCCCTTGCCCGACACGCTGGCGGTCAGCGTGCCGTTGCCCACCGTCTTCACGTCCCCGGTGATGGCGTCCTTGTAGGTGCCGTTGGGCACGCCGCTGAAGGTGGCGCTGCCGGAGATCGTCACCAGGGCGAAGCTGTCCACGCCCGTGGCGGTATCCGTGAAGCGGCGCTTGAAGGCCATGGTGCCCGAGACACCGTCGGTCGAGTACTGGCCTTTCTGAAGCGCGGGAATGCGGCGGCGGATCTGATTGAGGCGCTGGAGGTGCTTCACCAGCGGCTTGTTCAGCGTCTCCGCCACCTTGCCCGAGGCGCTGGACACCGCGCCGAAGTCCGAGGCCGCCACGCTCCCTTCGAGGTTGTCTCCGTAATAGGCACGGCCCGTGGTGGCCAGCGGGCACGTGGGGCCGCAGTCGATGGGCTTGCCCTGCTGGAACTCGATCTCCGAGCCGTAATACAGCGTCGGGATGCCCCGGAACGTCCACATCAGGCTCATGTTCTCCGCCCACGCATCGGTGCCGCCCGCGTAGCGCGTCGAGGACTTGTTGGGGCCGTAGTCGTGGGAATCCACATACACGACGTTATAGGTGGCGTCGTTGTAGCTGTCGTCTGAATCCTTGCCATTCCAGAAGGCGTTGCTGGCCTCGCCGAAGTTCATGTGCATGCGCATGTCAATCACGCTCATGCCCGAGAACTGGCTGTGGTCCGGCGTGTGGTAGGCATTGCCCTGGAGGAAGGCATTGGTGGAGGTGGGCTGGTTGCTGGTGCCCAGCGAGTTCTCATAGGTGTACTGGTCGAGCGCGGCCTGCACGTCATTGGAGGTGTAGTCCTTGCGCTCCTTCCAGGTGAAGAACTGGGCGGAGTGGTTGACGGAGCCGCGGTTCCACTTGTCATTCACGAACGAGCCCACCTCGCCGAACATGAAGAAGTCCTTGCCCTTGGCGCCGAAGCGCTGCTCGGCGTACTGGCGGGCGGCGGGCAGGAAGCGGCGGTTCCAGGTGATGCGTGGAATGTGGACGGCGGTGTCGATGCGGAAGCCATCCACCCCCATGCCAATGTATTGGTTGTAGGTGTTGATGAGGAAGGTCTGCACCGGCGTGCTCTCGGTGTTGAAGTCCGCCAAGTCCTCGTGAATCCAGCAGCTGCGCGAGTCTTCGCCCTCCCAGTTGCCAATCCAGCACGGGTGGAAGTACTGGGACGGGAACATGCCCGAGGTGGGATTGGGCCACTGGCAATTGTAGATGCGGTAGCCCTCCTGGCTGTACGCGCCCGTGGGCACGCCCCAGTTGCGGCAGGTGTTGTCGGCGGGCTCCGCCGTGGACCAGAGATCGCCGTTGTAATAGGACTTGCCGCTGGTGGGCTCGACGGTGAGCCCGTTGTACTCGAAGCCTGAGACGGGCGCGTCGTAGTACCAGGACCACTGGCTGTCGCGCACGCCGTAGACCTTGGCGGACCACAGCCCCTTGGCGCCCCAGCGGCTGGAGTGGTTGTACACCACGTCCTGGATGATCTTGATGCCCTTGGCGTGGGCGGCGTTGATCAGCTCCTGGTAGGACGCCCCGGGCGACTCCAGGCGCGGATCGACCTTGCTGAAATCCCAGCCATGGTAGCCGTGGTAGTCATAGTCCGAGCGGTTGAGCACCACCGGGGTGATCCAGATGGCGGAGAAGCCCAAGGCCTTGATGTAGTCCAGCTTCTGGATGAGCCCCTTGAAGTCTCCCCGGAACATCGGGTCGTTGTTGGCGGCGTTGCCCGACTTGGTGTGCATGCTGCCGCCGCGGTTGTTGGATGCATCGCCGTCGTAGAAGCGCGCGGTCATGACGAAGTAGATGGCGTCGCCCCGGATGTCGCCTCCGAGGGGCTGGCCGCCCGCGGGCGCGGGCGGCGCATCGCCCGTGGTGGCCTGGACGGCAGCGCTGGCGGAGGACTTGTTGCCCGCCGCATCCACGGCCCGGATCGTGTAGCTGTAAGGGGTGCGAGCCTCCAGCCCGGCGTCGCTGAAGGAGGCCGTGCTGGAGGTCAGCACCTTCGTCCCTTGAGAACCACCCGTGCGCGTGAGCTCATACCCCGTCACGCCCCGGTCATCCGTGGAGGCCGTCCAGGTGAGCTGGATCTGGGTGTAGCTCACCGAGGCGCTCACGCCCGAGGGAACCGAGGGGGGCGTGGTGTCCGGAGGCTGGACGGTACACGGTGAGGCGGCATTCGCCGTGACGATGCCATCCTTCACGGTGCTCCGCCCGGTGCCCAGCGTGTAGTTCGCGTTGCCGTTGTTGTCCCAGGCGGAGCCGTTGTTGAACGCTGCGGTCAGTCCGGTGGCCGAGCCCAGGGACACCGTCTTCCTGACCCAGTCCGTGCAGGCCTGCTCGTTCATCGTCTCCCCTGGCGCTTGGGTCCAGGTGCCCCCCGTGGGCGCGTAGTGGAGGTTGACGGTGCTCCAGCCCCGGCTCTTGGTGTAATAGAACACCTCGGCTTGGTGGGTGCCCGTGGCGCATGGATTGCCCGCGTTGGAGAGCAACTGCCCGTTCTTGACCTGGTGGGTGCCCTGCGTGGGGATGACGTAGTTGGTGCCCGATTGGTTGTTGGGATTGTCCCAACGGTTCTGACCATCCGTGAAGGCGGCCTGGAAGGTGCTGGCCGTCCCGGTGGTGACGACCTTGACCATCCATTGAGAACACGCGGCGCTCAGCGGCGTGCCAGGGACGGAGGTCCACGTTCCACTGGCGTTGTGGTGAAGGTAGGCGCTGCTCCATCCTTTGTAAGGTGTGTAGTAGTAAACAGTGGCGGTGCCAGCAAAGGCGGCTGGGCACAGCCCGGTCAGGAGCATGGCCAGAGCCAGAGGGCGGACTCTCCAGGGCATCATGATGTTTTTCTCCTCGCGCGGCGGCGTGGGTGCGTGGCGGGGGACATGCCACGCAGCCCCCCTACCGCCCTGTCACACCCAAGACAAGGCAGTCATTGGAATCCGCGCGAGGAAGAAAAAGGGTTTAGCGCAGGCCCGAGGTATCCGGGCGCTCTTCGGCGATCAACGGGACGTAACACTTGCCCTTGTACTCGTAGCCCGCTTCACGGCAGGGCAGCTCCAAATCCAGACGGACCCAGCAGGCGCCGTTGATCTCCACTTCGCCTCGCGGCCGGCAGGGCGGCCGCTTCTGGCCCTTCAGGGCGCGGGAGGGCATGTCGTAGGCCACGACGGGGACCACCGAAGGCGCCGGCGTGAGCGGGAAGAAGCGGGCCGCATCGGCCGCCGCCCGGGCCATGCCCACCTTCAGCGACTCCTCGGGCCGTGCCTTCAGCGGGAAGGTCCCGGGCGTCTGGGGCGCCTCCTGCATCGAGAAGTAGATCAACGCGTAGGCGGCCACGGCGGCGAAGGCCGGGGTGAGCCGTGCCAGCTCCCGCCAGCGCGAGGGGGCCGCGCGCACGGTGGAGGGCAGGACATGGGTCCGCACCGGCTCATGGATGACGAAGGGGACATCCGCCTCGGGGCCCGCGTTCGCCGCGGCGGCCTCCAGCGCCTGGGCCAGATCCTCCGTGCTGCCGCGCCGCCAGGGCGACTCCGACAGCATCCGCTCGATGAGCGCCGAGAGCTCCGGAAGCACGTTCGGGTTGAGCGTGTGGGCCGGAGGCCGGGCCATCTTCTCGAGCGGCGAGGGGGGATACACCCCGGTGACCATCCGGTAGGCGGTGACGCCCAGGGCATAGACATCGTCCGCGGCGCTGGCCTCGTAGGGGGTGATGTTGCGCCACGGCGAGCGTTGATGCTTCAGGGCCTGCGGGCTCCGGTAGGGGCGCGTGCCGGGGGCCAGGGGGCCCTCGGTGAGGGGAGGGGCGCCAGGGTACGTCCCGCACCCGAAATCGACGAGGGTCAGCCGCCCCCCGGGGCCCACGAGCGCGTTATCGCCCTTCACGTCCCGGTGCAGGCATCCCGCCTCGTGGGTGGCCTGGAGGGCGCGGCCCAGCCGCGCGAGGATCTGAAGGACCTGGCGCCCGGTGGGGTGCGTCGAGCGGGCCCACTGGTAGAGGGGCACGCCGTCGGCCCAGTCCATGACGAGGTACGGATAGGACTTTTCCCAGGGGCCGCCCACCCATTGGCCGGACTCCACCATGCGCGGCACGGAGGGGTGCTGGATGCGGCGCAGGAGCTCCGCTTCGCGTTCGAAGCGTTTGTCGCCGGGGTAGAGCGCCAGCTTGAGGGCCACGGGGGACTGTCCGTTTCGCACGGCACGGTAAACGGCTCCATAGGTGCCGCAGCCGGCCCGGTCCAGCAAACGCCAGGTGTCGATTGCGGTGTCGGGCCAGAGGGCATCGGGGGGAAGGGGGGGCTGTTGCATGGCGGAACCTCGCTTGAGCAGGAGAGGTGAGGGGTTGGACAGAGTCCAGGTTACCCATGAGGTAGGCCGGAGTCCACTGGCTTGCGGGGAAACGCTTTCCTGACTGGAAAATCAAGGAGTTGCTGCTCCCCCCTCGGCTCTGTGAGAGTCTGCGGCCGGGACTGCTGCCAGTCTCGTGGCTGGCCTGGGCCAGCCTCATTTCGGAGGACACCCTGAACTCACGTATCTCTGCTCCCTCAACCGAAGTGCGCGCCCGCTACACCGGTGGCCAGAAGGTCCCCATCACCACGCTCATCGATGACTACATCCACGAGCGCATCCACATCGAAGGGGACTTCGGCGAGTTCATCCGGCAGCGCGATGCCGTGGTGGACTACAGCTTCGTGGCGGACCACTTCAAATTTCTCTTCACCCGCTTCCTGCCCGAGGTCATCAACCACTCGCAGGAGCAGGACATCCGGATCGGCCGCGAGCACTATGACCGTGGCAATGACTTCTTCGGCGCCTTCCTTGGGCCCCGCATGGTCTACACGTCCGGCTTCTTTCTCTCCCCCAATGACTCCCTGGAGGCCGCGCAGGACCAGAAGATCCGGCTCGTCTGCGAGAAGCTTCAGCTGAAGAAGGGCGAGCGGCTCCTGGACATCGGCTGTGGCTGGGGAACGCTGGTGGCGTTCGCCGCGCGCGACTACGGCGTGGATGCCACGGGCATCACCGTGGCGGAGAAGGGCGCCGAGTTCGCCAACGCGCAGTGCGCGCGCGAGGGCGTGTCGAAGTCCGCCCGGGTCAAGGTGCTCGACTACCGGGACATTCCCAAGGAGCGCTACCAGAAGATCTCCTGCCTGGAGATGGCCGAGCACGTGGGCGTGCGCAAGTTCGGGCGCTTCATGGAGCAGGTGTATGACCTGCTCGACGACGATGGGCTCTTCTTCCTGCAGATCGCCGGTCTGCGCGCCAAGAACGGCATGCTGGGCTTTCACTTCGAGGATCTGGTCTGGGGCTTGTTCATGAACAAGTACATCTTCCCCGGCGCCGATGCCTCCATGCCGCTGAGCTTCGTGGTGGAGAACCTGGAGAAGGCGGGCTTCGAGATTCACTCGGTGGAGAACATCGGCATTCACTACTCGCTGACCATCTCCCGCTGGTACGACAACTGGATGCAGAACCGGGCCGAGATCGTGAAGACCTACGGCGAGTGGTGGTTCCGGCTCTGGCAGGTCTTCCTCGCGTGGTCGGTGGAGATCGCCGCGCAGGGCAGCTCCACCGCGTTCCAGGTGGTGGCCAACAAGAACCTCAACCGGTTCAACCGCCAGCGCTGGATTGGCGCCACCAACCTCGGCGAGAGAGACCTCGCGGCCCCGGCCTCTCCCAAGAAGACCGGGTGAGCCTGAGGCGGTAACTCGCGAAGCGGCTCCGTGTGGGGGAAGTCTCTTCCTGCCCGGAGCCGCCTTGAGGATCGGCTAGGCTGCTCGCCGCTCCTCTCACCCACGAGGTTGTATGCAGCCCTTGTTCTCCCGCCTGTTCGCCGCGGTGGTGCTGGTACCGGTGGTGGCCTTGGCCGCCCCACCGTCCCAGGCGCCCGCGAAGAAGCCCTCGGCGCGGCCCTCGAAGCAGTACACGATCAGCCAGTTCATGGAGACCACGGATCTGGAGGGGGCCTCCTTCTCCCCGGATGAGAAGAAGCTCCTCTTCTCCTCGAACGAGAGCGGCATCTTCAATGCCTACAGCGTGCCGGTGAAGGGGGGGAAGCCCTCGCCCCTCACGCGCTCGAAGACCGACACCACCTATGCCGTGTCCTACTTCCCCCACGACGAGCGCATCCTCTATACGCGTGACCAGGGAGGCAACGAGAACAGCCACCTGTACGTGCGGGGGCTCGATGGCCAGGAGAAGGACCTCACGCCCGGCGCGAACGTGAAGGCGCTGTTCTTCGGCTGGAAGGAGGATGACGGCTCGGCCTTCTACGTCCTCTCCAACGAGCGCGATGCGCGCTTCTTCGATCTCTACAAGTACGGCGCGAAGACGTACGAGCGCGCCTTGCTCTACCAGAATGACGGCAACTACCGGGTGGCGGGCCTCTCCCGGGACGAGAAGTGGATCGCCCTGGGCAAGGACCGGACCACGTCCGACAGCGATATCCACCTCTACGACGTGGTGAAGAAGGAGCACAAG from Stigmatella aurantiaca encodes:
- a CDS encoding SAM-dependent methyltransferase, with the translated sequence MRARYTGGQKVPITTLIDDYIHERIHIEGDFGEFIRQRDAVVDYSFVADHFKFLFTRFLPEVINHSQEQDIRIGREHYDRGNDFFGAFLGPRMVYTSGFFLSPNDSLEAAQDQKIRLVCEKLQLKKGERLLDIGCGWGTLVAFAARDYGVDATGITVAEKGAEFANAQCAREGVSKSARVKVLDYRDIPKERYQKISCLEMAEHVGVRKFGRFMEQVYDLLDDDGLFFLQIAGLRAKNGMLGFHFEDLVWGLFMNKYIFPGADASMPLSFVVENLEKAGFEIHSVENIGIHYSLTISRWYDNWMQNRAEIVKTYGEWWFRLWQVFLAWSVEIAAQGSSTAFQVVANKNLNRFNRQRWIGATNLGERDLAAPASPKKTG
- a CDS encoding serine/threonine-protein kinase, whose amino-acid sequence is MQQPPLPPDALWPDTAIDTWRLLDRAGCGTYGAVYRAVRNGQSPVALKLALYPGDKRFEREAELLRRIQHPSVPRMVESGQWVGGPWEKSYPYLVMDWADGVPLYQWARSTHPTGRQVLQILARLGRALQATHEAGCLHRDVKGDNALVGPGGRLTLVDFGCGTYPGAPPLTEGPLAPGTRPYRSPQALKHQRSPWRNITPYEASAADDVYALGVTAYRMVTGVYPPSPLEKMARPPAHTLNPNVLPELSALIERMLSESPWRRGSTEDLAQALEAAAANAGPEADVPFVIHEPVRTHVLPSTVRAAPSRWRELARLTPAFAAVAAYALIYFSMQEAPQTPGTFPLKARPEESLKVGMARAAADAARFFPLTPAPSVVPVVAYDMPSRALKGQKRPPCRPRGEVEINGACWVRLDLELPCREAGYEYKGKCYVPLIAEERPDTSGLR
- a CDS encoding immunoglobulin-like domain-containing protein — translated: MRIQESKPRLWPLFVFGWLVGCGNEVSREEPLPSEAPAPRWQSLTAPSSMDSRGKDFWLAFPGNYGYSTPTLTIFITGEQATTGKVEIPGAGFSRDFAVVPGQATPVTLPGTAQLTTSDLVENKGIHITAGQEIAVYGLNRVKASTDAFLGLPTDILGRDYLALGFKNTGVVNGTQFGLVATEDGTVVTITPSAKAGSRQEAVPYSITLSRGQTYQLRSTQSDQADLSGSSIQSNHPIAVFGGHECANIPDGDTYACDHLVEQLPPTTTWGKSFATVPLKSRNNGDTFRFVAAKNGTQVSVNGAVVATLGRGQVHQQIIQGMAHISATEPILVAQYSNSSSYDGVTSDPFMMLIPPYEQFLANYTVTAPPGGFQNNFINVVVPSAAVKSFQLDGVPVPEGEFTVIGVSGFSGAQLTVGNGAHQMASELPFGAFMYGFDDYDSYGYAGGMSLAPVAVAASLTVTPPDSQGPLQEKHCLTAILLDQYSQPVTGVRVDWTVSGVHALAGFGNTDGEGQNVFCYTGTLPGDDTIAASVGSLSGTGQRTWLSPAPANQPPVALCQNLTLGGACGPVNGSVNRGSYDPDPGDTVTCVQTPGGPYMPGVNLVTLTCKDAAGLSSSCQATVTVLRGTAPAETALVLNGESHMKLQCGVDAWNDPGASATDMCGNALDIRTFNSGDDDMDGIPGSQDPDDYGPGPNVSAEGAYSVQYMAMDSEWHVVSAVRKVTVEDTLAPTLTLQGPAEMTAACGNTFVDPGVTAQDACYGDVTASVVKQGWVQPRTVGTYTLTYSVKDSSSNWATPLTRTVMVEDKQGPAVAPKLVTLWPATGDLRTVRLSDCAQATDACEYWTDLQSQGTLTSVTSDEPEDAAGEADGNTQNDMRITGKASALVRAERNTVGNGRVYTLHFTVKDRAGNATSSSCKVQVPVAEQVPAGDDGLDGGYSIP
- a CDS encoding carbohydrate binding domain-containing protein, which translates into the protein MMPWRVRPLALAMLLTGLCPAAFAGTATVYYYTPYKGWSSAYLHHNASGTWTSVPGTPLSAACSQWMVKVVTTGTASTFQAAFTDGQNRWDNPNNQSGTNYVIPTQGTHQVKNGQLLSNAGNPCATGTHQAEVFYYTKSRGWSTVNLHYAPTGGTWTQAPGETMNEQACTDWVRKTVSLGSATGLTAAFNNGSAWDNNGNANYTLGTGRSTVKDGIVTANAASPCTVQPPDTTPPSVPSGVSASVSYTQIQLTWTASTDDRGVTGYELTRTGGSQGTKVLTSSTASFSDAGLEARTPYSYTIRAVDAAGNKSSASAAVQATTGDAPPAPAGGQPLGGDIRGDAIYFVMTARFYDGDASNNRGGSMHTKSGNAANNDPMFRGDFKGLIQKLDYIKALGFSAIWITPVVLNRSDYDYHGYHGWDFSKVDPRLESPGASYQELINAAHAKGIKIIQDVVYNHSSRWGAKGLWSAKVYGVRDSQWSWYYDAPVSGFEYNGLTVEPTSGKSYYNGDLWSTAEPADNTCRNWGVPTGAYSQEGYRIYNCQWPNPTSGMFPSQYFHPCWIGNWEGEDSRSCWIHEDLADFNTESTPVQTFLINTYNQYIGMGVDGFRIDTAVHIPRITWNRRFLPAARQYAEQRFGAKGKDFFMFGEVGSFVNDKWNRGSVNHSAQFFTWKERKDYTSNDVQAALDQYTYENSLGTSNQPTSTNAFLQGNAYHTPDHSQFSGMSVIDMRMHMNFGEASNAFWNGKDSDDSYNDATYNVVYVDSHDYGPNKSSTRYAGGTDAWAENMSLMWTFRGIPTLYYGSEIEFQQGKPIDCGPTCPLATTGRAYYGDNLEGSVAASDFGAVSSASGKVAETLNKPLVKHLQRLNQIRRRIPALQKGQYSTDGVSGTMAFKRRFTDTATGVDSFALVTISGSATFSGVPNGTYKDAITGDVKTVGNGTLTASVSGKGNLRVYVLELPGNPAPGKIGADGPYLKP